Proteins encoded in a region of the Marmota flaviventris isolate mMarFla1 chromosome 3, mMarFla1.hap1, whole genome shotgun sequence genome:
- the Cdkn2aip gene encoding CDKN2A-interacting protein isoform X1: MAQEVSEYLSQNPRVAAWVEALRCEGETDKHWRHRREFLLRNAGDLAPAGGAASANPDEAAEAESGTRSRQLQQLISFSMAWANHVFLGCRYPQKVMDKILSMAEGIKVTDAPIHTTRDELVAKVKKRGISSSNEGVEELSKKRIIEGKNNSAVERDLAKISAKTERTSAQPENSSTCSGSSTKSESSGNSTRSSGISGQNSSMSEGDRSVSSQSSSSISSQVTTAGSGKASESEAPDKHGSASFVSSLLKSSVNSHVTQSTDSRQQSGSPKKSALEGSSVSASQSSSEIEVPLLGTSGSSEVELPLLSSKPSSETASSGLTSKTSSEASVSSSVSKNSSSSGTSLLTPKSSSTNTSLLTSKSTSQVAASLLASKSSSQTSGSMVSKSTSLASVSQLASKSSSQSSTSQLPSKSTSQSSESSIKFSCCKLTNEDVKQKQPFFNRLYKTVAWKLVAVGGFSPNVNHGELLNAAIEALKATLDVFFVPLKELADLPQNKSSQESIVCELRCKSVYLGTGCGKSKENAKAVASREALKLFLKKKVVVKICKRKYRGSEIEDLVLLDEESRPVNLPPALKHPQELL, from the exons ATGGCGCAGGAGGTGTCGGAGTACCTGAGCCAGAACCCGCGGGTGGCCGCCTGGGTGGAGGCGCTGCGCTGCGAGGGCGAGACTGACAAACACTGGCGCCACCGCCGGGAGTTTTTGCTCCGCAATGCCGGGGACCTGGCCCCCGCGGGTGGCGCTGCTTCCGCTAACCCGGACGAAGCTGCCGAAGCCGAGAGCGGGACCCGCAGTCGGCAGCTGCAGCAGCTCATCTCCTTTTCCATGGCCTGGGCAAACCACGTCTTCCTTGGGTGCCG gtaCCCTCAAAAAGTTATGGATAAAATTCTTAGTATGGCTGAAGGCATCAAAGTGACAGATGCTCCAATCCATACAACAAGAGACGAACTGGTTGCCAAGGTGAAGAAAAGAGGGATATCGAGTAGCAATG aaGGGGTAGAAGAGCTATCCAAAAAACGAATCATAGAAGGAAAAAACAACTCTGCAGTTGAGcgagatcttgcaaaaatttcTGCCAAAACAGAACGTACATCTGCTCAGCCAGAAAACAGTTCTACATGTTCGGGGTCATCCACCAAATCAGAGAGTAGTGGAAACTCCACTCGGAGCTCTGGCATCTCTGGTCAGAATAGCTCTATGAGTGAGGGAGATCGATCTGTTTCCAGccaaagcagcagcagcatttCCTCTCAGGTAACAACGGCAGGATCTGGAAAAGCTTCTGAATCAGAAGCTCCAGATAAGCATGGTTCAGCATCATTTGTTTCTTCGTTGTTGAAATCCAGTGTGAATAGTCACGTGACCCAGTCCACTGATTCCAGACAACAAAGTGGCTCACCTAAAAAGAGTGCTTTGGAAGGTTCTTCAGTCTCTGCTTCTCAGAGCAGCTCAGAGATTGAGGTGCCCTTGTTGGGTACTTCTGGAAGCTCAGAAGTAGAGTTGCCATTATTGTCTTCTAAACCTAGTTCAGAGACAGCTTCAAGTGGGTTAACTTCCAAAACTAGTTCAGAGGCAAGTGTTTCATCATCAGTTTCTAAAAACAGTTCCTCATCAGGCACATCATTACTAACTCCCAAGAGCAGCTCAACAAATACATCACTGCTCACTTCCAAAAGCACTTCCCAGGTAGCTGCATCACTGTTAGCTTCCAAGAGCAGCTCCCAGACCAGTGGATCTATGGTTTCCAAAAGTACTTCCTTAGCAAGTGTGTCCCAGCTAGCTTCTAAGAGTAGTTCTCAGAGTAGCACCTCACAGTTGCCTTCTAAAAGTACTTCACAGTCAAGTGAGAGTTCTATCAAGTTCTCTTGTTGCAAATTAACCAATGAAGATGTGAAACAGAAGCAACCTTTCTTCAATAGACTGTATAAAACAGTGGCATGGAAATTAGTAGCTGTTGGTGGCTTTAGTCCCAATGTGAATCATGGAGAGCTCCTAAATGCAGCTATTGAGGCTCTGAAAGCAACACTGGATGTGTTTTTTGTCCCACTAAAAGAACTGGCAGATCTGCCTCAAAATAAGAGCTCTCAAGAAAGTATTGTTTGTGAATTGAGGTGCAAGTCGGTGTACTTGGGCACTGGCTgtggaaaaagcaaagaaaatgcaaaagcagTTGCATCAAGAGAAGCATTGAagttatttcttaagaaaaaggTGGtggtaaaaatatgtaaaaggaaaTACAGAGGCAGTGAGATAGAAGATCTAGTACTCCTTGATGAAGAATCAAGACCTGTAAACTTACCTCCAGCTTTAAAACATCCTCAAGAATTACTATAA
- the Cdkn2aip gene encoding CDKN2A-interacting protein isoform X2 gives MAQEVSEYLSQNPRVAAWVEALRCEGETDKHWRHRREFLLRNAGDLAPAGGAASANPDEAAEAESGTRSRQLQQLISFSMAWANHVFLGCRYPQKVMDKILSMAEGIKVTDAPIHTTRDELVAKKG, from the exons ATGGCGCAGGAGGTGTCGGAGTACCTGAGCCAGAACCCGCGGGTGGCCGCCTGGGTGGAGGCGCTGCGCTGCGAGGGCGAGACTGACAAACACTGGCGCCACCGCCGGGAGTTTTTGCTCCGCAATGCCGGGGACCTGGCCCCCGCGGGTGGCGCTGCTTCCGCTAACCCGGACGAAGCTGCCGAAGCCGAGAGCGGGACCCGCAGTCGGCAGCTGCAGCAGCTCATCTCCTTTTCCATGGCCTGGGCAAACCACGTCTTCCTTGGGTGCCG gtaCCCTCAAAAAGTTATGGATAAAATTCTTAGTATGGCTGAAGGCATCAAAGTGACAGATGCTCCAATCCATACAACAAGAGACGAACTGGTTGCCAAG aaGGGGTAG